Genomic window (bacterium):
CCCACGTTGGTAGTAAGCGCAACGTGAAAAACGAGATTCCGGATCAAGTCCGGAATGACATATAAGGGGGAGTCTAATTTTGTATCATTACGTCTTTCGTTATTCCTCGCCTGCATAAAGACCCCCTCACCCTTGATCCCTCTCCCCCAAGGGTAGAGGGCAAAAAAGGGGAGGTTGTATGCGCCGTAGTCCTAGAGTGAGTAGACACCACATACTTTTTTACCCCTTTAATTCTTTTTCTGTTTCAGCTATTGCCTCTTCGATAATATCAATACCTTTCTTAGCCAACTCCTTACTCATAATAATTGGTGGAGAAAGCCGTAGGTTATGTCCTGCAGGAACCCAAGCGAGCCCTTTCTCAAAAGCCTTTTGATAGACCATTCTACCAGCTTCCTCAAACGGTTCTTTGGTTACCCTATCTTTCACCAACTCTATCCCGAGAAGACAGCCAAGACCTCTCACTTCCCCAACTATAGAATGCCTATCTTTTATCCCTTGCAACAACTTTAAAATATAATCTCCAAGTTCGGCAGAACGTGCACAAAGATTTTCTTCTTCGATAACTTCAAGCGAAGCCAGCGCTGCCGCACAAGCCATAGGGTTTCCTCCATAACTGGTAGAAGCAGATATTTTTTCAAGGCTATCTTTATATTTATCAGAAATAATCATAGCAGTTATAGGAAAACCGTTTCCAAAAGATTTACCGAGAGTAACAACATCAGGTATAGTGTCCCAATGTTCCATAGCAAACATTTTGCCAGTTCTACCCATACAGGTCAAAACCTCGTCTGCCATAAACATAATATTATATTTTAAACAAATCTTTTTAATTTTTTGTATCCAACCATCAGGAGGTACAACAGAACCTGCCCAGCCTTGAACTGGTTCCATTACTATTCCAGCAACCTGCCCTGAGGTTTCTTCTCTAATGACAGTTTCTAAGTAGTCAGCACAATAAAGATTACATTCAGGGTAATTCATCTTAAAAGCACATCTATAACAGTAAGCTCTTGGAACAAGGAAAAATCCTGGAGCACGCATTCCTTGAGTTTTATCTACCCTTGCAAGACTAACAGCTCCCATAGTTTTTCCGTGAAAATCTTTATGAAAAGAGATAAATTCAAAATTTCCTGTTGCAGCCCTTATGGCTCTTAAACCAGCTTCAACAGCAGTTGTTCCGCTATCATACAACTGAATTCCATTAAGGTCTCCTTGAGTTACAGAAGCAAGTTTTTCAAGAAGCGCTGTCTTTATAGGGGTAGTAAAGTCGTGGCAATTCATCAATTGTTTAGCATATTTTGCAACAGCTTCACTGATTTTAGGATGACAATGTCCCAAACTTGTTACATAAATACCCGAAGAAAAATCTAAATAAGTGTTTCCATCAACATCAGTTAGAGTAGAACCATATCCTTTATCAAAGACTACCGGGAAAAGTCTTACTTGACTTGAATACCCTTTCATAAAACAACTTGCGCGGTTATGAAAGTCGACAGACTTAGGTCCTGGTGGAACTGTTTTCATATTAGGAACACTATTTATATCAACATCTGCCCAATATTTCATCTTAATCTCCTTCCCCTCCTCCTTTTTGAGGGATTATACATATTGCCAAAGTCTTTCCCCTTAAAAGAGAAAATACTTTATATTAAAATTGTTATTACTAATTATTTTGCTAAAACACCTTCTTCTTCAAAATGAGAAACTCCTTTCAAGTCTCCGTCAAATTGAAATAGAACCTTTGTGTTTTTATCTTTTTTAAATGTTTTTGAAGGAACAAAATTTTCTCTATACCTAACTACATCAGATATTCTTAGTAGGTCAATGGTTCCTTCAAGTGGACCTATAACGATATCTTTATTCTTATTTGCAAGATTAATAAAATCACATTTTGATTGCCAAGCTTTTAGTTTATCCCCAGGCGCTCTAAGAAAACGGTCTCTTGAAGGGGTTCTATAAGCGTCTAATCTTTTTCCGTTGACATATATATTAAATTCCCATTTGAGGGTAGAGGCTTCAGGAGTTTTTAATTCTCTGGGTCCACCAAGGGCTAAAACTGAACCACCGCCACGTATAAACCTGACCGCAAGAATATTGTCACCCTTTTTAAGGTTTGTATCAACCATATGGTTCCAAATAGAGAAAGGAAAAACTTTATTTGAAGTTTCTGTTGTATCGTGTATAAGTTCACCGTTTAACCAAGCCTGCATCCACCAATCTGCCCCCATACCAAGAGTAACCTTTTGTTGTTTAGGTGAATAAATTTTTAAAAACACATATACAGTTTTACCAGTAGGTTCTTGTTTAAGCATTGCAGGGAAATCGTATCTTGTATTAAATACAGAAACTTCTTTTGCTTTGAATGTTTTACCTTTTACTTCAATAGTGCTTGGGTAAGAATTTAATATTTCATTAGGCAAAATTGGGTCTTCTCTATCTACAGGTCCAAAAAAACGCCACCTTGAAGGCCATTTAAGGTCACCATAAACAGGTGTATCTGGGAGCGCCTTTTCTACTGGTTTATATGCCCATACATAAGCAATATGTTCCCATAAACCAGATTTAAAAAGATGGTGTTCTTCTCTACCTATAAGAGATTTTGCTTTAAGGAAACTACGAAAATCTTCAGCACCCGGAAAAGTTCCTAAAATTTCCATTATGATATCGCTAAAATATGTTGAAACATTTACCCTAACCCCGTGTCTATACCCAAGATGTATATGAGGTCCTTCAAGGAACGACCTAAGTTGAAACTCGTCTGCCTTTGGAAGAACAATATCTTGTGTTGACCAGTTAGGGCGGTACCAGAACTCTATTGTGCCTTCATAACCAGGAAAATAAGTGTAACTATTATCACCTTTCTCTTCGCCTCGCGGGAAACGTATGGTTTTATTACCTGTAAGTTGTAAGGCTTTCCCTGAAACACCTTCAACAAATTCCATAGTAGGTTCTACTTTAGGTAACACAATAGGTTCACTTAAAGGTTTTTCGCCTACCTGAGTAGGATAGGTTTCGGAAGTAGCATAAGATATAACCGGCTCAATATTTAAAAATTTAAAAAAATACGCTGGCTGGTTTGAGCTCACATTTATATTCCAAAATCCGTACCTGTTTTTAACGGGTATAGAGACATATCCAACATTTGCTCTATCTGGTTTTAGTATTTCTTCACCGTTAGGTCCAGATATTCGTTGAGGACCTCCAAGAAACAGTTCAAGCGATTTTAATCCTTCAGGTACCTTAAAAAAGAAAGGTTTATACATCCCTAAAGGTGTGCCTTTGCCAGACACAGCTGCTGAATAAAAACCATCTGGAGAGTATAATCCAATCTTCCTTGCTGTTGAATCTAACACCATATAAGACGTAGTGTTATCAAAAGAAATTGTATATAATCCTGATTCAAAACTTGCAGGGACAGAAACCTTGGCATTATAGTGACTAACATTTGAAACAGGTCTATTTAATGTTTCTTCAACCATCCCAGATATTCTTTCTTCAATTTTTAAGGTAATTCCCTTTAAAGGAGACCTTTTTGTACCGGGAGGGTAGTTATAAACAGAAGGTTTTAGTCCACTGTTTAATACTGTTGAATATAGTATACTTATCTCTGTTTTTTCTCCTTTTTTGTGTTCAAAAAGAAGATCTGATTTGGTAATACCATTTGTTTTAACAAGAACAGGAAAAGTATCTTCAGAGTAACCCTTTTCAGCAATCATTTTAAGGACTGTTGGTATACCAAGAAACGGATGGGTTTGGATGGGATTACCCAGATTAGGAAAAGTATGCCATTTAGAAGGGTCAGAACCCATTGTCTTTAATTGTTTAGAAAGGGGAGAAGAAAATCCATTCATCGAGTCAACAAGAGTTTCCTGAGCCAACCGTCTATAATTTTCATTCCCTGTTATTTTATAGGCGACAGCATAAGAAAAAGCAGAGGTATTAAAGTATGAAAGAGCTTTTTCATTACGGTTATACATATATCTGTGGTCAAGAATTTTGAGGAAAGCTTTCTTTCCAAGTTCATCACCGGTTGCTTGATAATAAAAATGTAGGTCTAATGTATGTCGTTGGTCTTTATACATAGCATCAAAATAACTCATATACTTTGGTTCAACACCTGTCTGTTTATCAAGATTTATAAGAGAATGTGCTAACTCAGTTGATAATTTAAGAAAATCTGGATCCCACTCTCTCATATAAAGGATAGAAAGAATTCTTAAAGCCAGAAAAGACAATGTTTTGCTTTCATCTAAAGCTTCATTAAGGTTCCAGAGTCTTTTTATGGATTCTCCAACCATTACAGTAACATCTCTTGCCTGTTCGTTTCCAGTTAAATAATACTCCATAAGCCAATTTCCAATATCGCTTGAACTGTTACCCATATCAAACTTTCTATGAAAATTTCCCCAATAGTGTGGGTATGCGCTTAATGGAGCAAGTTGTCGGGTGAAACTTCCAAACGGTTTACCGGGCGCTTCCCAGTGAGCAATTCCAAAATCTCCAAGTATCCTATTTAAAGCGTGTCCATATTTAAAATACCTTCTTTCACCACTTCTTGCGTACAAGTGCCAAACGTTTCGTCTAACATTATAACTATTAATATTCCCATAAGAAGTAAAACTGGCTACCCATTGTTTACCAGATTTATGATACCCTAAATATGGGCAATGCCCCCAGTTGATAAACCCCTTCATAGGGAACACCTTATCAGAAAGAGTAAACCTATCCCAGCAATCAGAGATATATTCTTCTTCTCTGGGAAATTTTTTAGTATCTTTGTGATACATTGGAAATTCCATAGCCTCAGTTAAACAAGTACGTTCTGGTGAAGCCATAGCAAGTGGTACTCTTGACCCAGCAGTTGAAGTTTGTTTTACCAATTCTGTTAAACCTTTATTTTCAACTATAGGCAAGAACCAAATATCGTGGGTATGCGCAGAACCTTGAGCATTATTAGGTATTCGTGAAAGTCTATCAAACCCAGGGGAGCCTTTACCTTTTTCTACCCAACTTTGCCAATATTCTTTTGCAAGAGTTTTAGAACGAAAATCTAATTCTCTACCACTCCTACTTGACCATAAAACGGCTCTACCGCTCTTTTCTCCAAAAGAAATTTCTTTTGGAAACCGCTCTGCCAGCCAAGGCATAACAATACTAATACCAAAATCATTATAGTCAGCATAAGCCCAATCCCCAACTTTACCAACCTCTTCTAAAACCTTATCATTGGTCCCTATTACTCCTCTAAAATCTGTTTCAGCAAAATGTGGAAACTGGTCTTGAAGCATAAAAATTTCTCTACTCTGTAAATTATACTTTTTTACAGTTTCTCTACTGTTTTCTTCAATTGCACAATACATATCTTTCGGAGCAGAAACAGTCTTAAACTGAAACCCATAATCTTTGAACCATACTTTATTTGTGTCTGATGTCACAACAAGCGAATGGGTAATCTTAACGTAAGGGCTACCTGAAGAAAAATAGAACCACGC
Coding sequences:
- a CDS encoding aspartate aminotransferase family protein encodes the protein MKYWADVDINSVPNMKTVPPGPKSVDFHNRASCFMKGYSSQVRLFPVVFDKGYGSTLTDVDGNTYLDFSSGIYVTSLGHCHPKISEAVAKYAKQLMNCHDFTTPIKTALLEKLASVTQGDLNGIQLYDSGTTAVEAGLRAIRAATGNFEFISFHKDFHGKTMGAVSLARVDKTQGMRAPGFFLVPRAYCYRCAFKMNYPECNLYCADYLETVIREETSGQVAGIVMEPVQGWAGSVVPPDGWIQKIKKICLKYNIMFMADEVLTCMGRTGKMFAMEHWDTIPDVVTLGKSFGNGFPITAMIISDKYKDSLEKISASTSYGGNPMACAAALASLEVIEEENLCARSAELGDYILKLLQGIKDRHSIVGEVRGLGCLLGIELVKDRVTKEPFEEAGRMVYQKAFEKGLAWVPAGHNLRLSPPIIMSKELAKKGIDIIEEAIAETEKELKG